CCAATCTTTAAGGTCAACCAAAACTCTTAATAATATGGTCCCCAgcccccaggggactgaggggtAGGGTCAAATtaagtgaaatttcaaaaaatctcTCTTCGTCTTAATCCAAGTTTTAAGACCCAAATAAGTTAGAATCAAAAACCTTTCTAGATGGatgggtcttaaggtgctttacctaAATTGTGAACTTCATGGATCGAACAGTCTCTcatttgccccttgggagggtATACGTATAAACTTATTAACTAtggtttataaattatattgggaaatcacatttttgtctatcatatgtttgatttctattggaattcattctaacttggttaacattattagAATTGAAtgagtttgatggtatgcatatgttggtcctgactgacccccaggggctgatgggtgggtcCAAAAAGGATCAAATTAACTGAATTATTTCATAACTCAGCTGACCGCTAaggcccatgggtctcttgTCCTATTGAATTACATAAAGTTTCAGCAATATTTTGCTAACTATTTATGATCCTAGAagttaaaataaaatggaagtaatattattaattatatcatataattggtgtcaaaattgaaaatatgaaagAGTTTAGaaatgacataaacatgatatttcctTTTCTCCAAATGCTAGGAACAAGGATTAATCTTCTACTAGTTTtatatttaggacattttcAACTGTTAGACTCGAAAGTATATTAATTGTAACCATTTAATGTGTTTTGAGTtagttatatgtataaaatgtacaaacagATTCAAAGCTTGTGGATACCTGTataagatatattgtatatattatataaataatcaaaCTGTTGACTATGTGCATTGGTTTactgtttgttttttcatgAGTGTTTACTCATCATTTACATGAACGGtaggtgagcttatgtcatggtgcATCCTCTGTTCGTCTGGTATCCATGCCTCTGGCGTCAACTTTTCTcttgaaataaattatattgggctgttatatataattagcatGCTTGAGTGAAGGACAACCAacttttttcaaatgaatgacattggcctacattcaaggtgacgttcaaatatgctaaaatcttaaGATAACTTCTTAATGAACAAGAGACCCAatgacctgatattgggtctgtagttTGCCAATGTGAAAGGCTTTGTTcaaaggaatgaccttgacctgcattcaaggtcacaggggtcaaatatgctaaattcttttaaaaacttctcaataaccaagagactaAAGACTTGATATTGGCCCTGTAGAATGCttgagtgaagggctaccaagtttgttcaaatgaatgaccttgacttacaaTCTTTGAACGACTAAATCAATGCAAGAGGaccagggacctgataatctGTGTCATGCTGGGGTAAATGGCTTCCATGTTTATTTCAATGAATCACTTTGACCTACTTTGAAGGTAACAGGGATGCAATTATACTTGAATCTTAAATTGATGACTTCTCAATATACTCTTCTATCTTGATACTCTTATATTTGAATGATGTTGTAATCAGCTGAGTAAAGTTTCAATAGaagcaggtgagtgatacaggccaaTAAGGCCCCTTTTTCCACCTTGGCCTGAATTAATTGCAGCAATTGCCAGTGATACTTTGAAGTGTCCAATTTCAAGATTACATGGATTACCCCTACTTTTGCTGTTAAACATTTTGGTTACCTTCGATATGCCCAAATTTGCACTGTTCATTTCTCCTATAGATTTAATGCTAAATGCCACAGTTCAGAAATTTTTAGATtgtcatttacctgtgtaattcTATTGCATCAAATAAATGAggtttaaaatttattttttataaatcataaaaaagataaatacacTGTACTTCAAAAAACTATTTCAAATAGAAAGGAAATTTGgattattgtaataaattatGATATTCACCACACTCTCTTGAGACtggaggggtggggcccaatagggggaaTTAATGTCAATCAATGGTAAAAGGTTAATTGTTTAAATTGCCACCTATCCTAAACAACTGagttgattttgatgaaattaggACTGGAGCATTATTGCGGAAACGAGATATAAATAAAggtatcaatataatataacaagaagcccatgggccttataacggtcatctgacttaaagacccttgtactattgtattatacatactCGGTAACAAAtaaagtggcactgttggccatggtggtcatcttggatttcgaactCATCCGAAAAatacttggtcaggaccatctcaggatcatcgTTTGAGTTTGAGTTAtcttgagaagtttgaaatagttGTTCAGACATTGATGATTACgcaatcataaaaaataaaatcataaaaaaggtttaacgcctaaggatatccataatgatatggtagcaacactagggaaagatgccccttcatatgctacagtgaaaaagTGAGTGGAGGAATTTAAgtgcggccgacagagccttgaggatgaaCCCCGTCCTGGAGAGTTgccatttcacaggaaagagtacattccattctgaacGGGGACCTTGCAATGCGAAAGCTTCCGGCCTGATGGGTACCATGCAAGATTTCTGACAGTTGTTCAGCAGCACACCAGGCACACATTATCGCGTTCTCATCTTAAcgtttttgaggaagatcctgccatTTTCCcacagagatttgtcactatgaaACAtaggtccatcattttaccacagaggccaaacaacaatcggaacaatggaagcaccctggctctcccccaccaaagaaggcaaagactgttccatcagctgggaaggttatggcctcggttttcaGGGATGCAAAAatgtattctgctgatagattatctccaaaagggacaaacaatggCACATACTTTACTttacttctgaggcagttacaggaaaatattaaacttaagcacCGGGAAAGCTTATTAAAGGTGTGCTATttcatcaggacaatgctcctgttcacaagtctgtcattgccaccATGACTGCCATTCACGATTATGGCTTAATTGATTGAGGATCTGCCTTATTCAACTTATCTTGCTCCATTAGActttaatctttttccaaaactgaaaacagctatttcaggcacccactttcaatccgatgatgatgtcatacatgcagtggatgactttctgaacagccaatatttataaaagtggcattgaggccctaAAAAACCGCTGGCAAAATTGTATAGATACTTAAGGGGAtcatgttgaaaaataatacaatatgtctggcaAAATTCATAACCTCCAATATGAGGtgcacaacatatcaatcagccctcgtatttCTGACTTAAAAGTCATTCTTTTGTACTTGAGAGAAGtgtcatttacaatattttgcatgtcaatgtatttattgatatttcattttggttATGGTTACAGTTGCTAAGGAATATCACTATACCTGATGTAATCACACACTTCTCTTGAATTTACAAAACACCGGTTCAGAAATTGGGCACATTCATTCTCCAGGAAAACCAGGATTGTTCAATCATTGTACAAAATGGCTGCTGTGTCTGAAGTTTTTGTGAGGCTAAAAAATAATAagactttgttggctctccttaCTGAACATCcctaccaattttcagctcCATGGCGTCAGTGGAACTGGATGgagaagaagcttaaaatgtgtttttcaagatggctgccatgtctgccatcttggatttcagaccgcccaaaaaaataacaacacttggtaaggaccatctcaggatcatttcaggtaaattagagctgaatcccacggATGGAACTTCAGAAGATGTCTGAAaaaggtgttgttcaggaaagcCATGTTTGctcaatcatgttacaaaatgaccACTGTGGCTGCTATATCAAGCTAGAGGGCAGTCCCACTGATAGAACtagagaagtttgaaatatgaaaagtttAGGCATTGCACACAACGACAGACAAAGCATGATGAATATAGGTCCCTCTTGATTTAGTTTTGGGAGATATTTTGCATggtacagacccaatatcacctccttggcctcttggttattgagaagtcatttcaATTGTTTTAGAATATTTGACTCCGGTGACTCtgaatgcaggtcaaggtcattcacaaTTTCATCCACGTAGACATTTCCTGGGCCATTAACAAACATAATGAAAGGTACCAAATTCTTTTGAGGAAacgtgtataatgtatataaagattTTATACTTGCTGTGACCTTTAACTGTATTTCCAGACATTAAGGTTTGTGTTCAGTGTGATGAATGGTAGGACAGTATATTTGATCCTCTGTAGGCAGATACCAGGTATCAATACAAATCGATAATCGAAGTAACTTAATAGGTAAGATTTCTTAGATAccaggtatacatagtataacaagtaataataataataaacagttGTGTAGAAGTAAATGTGTTTATTATGTGGTCAAACAGGGCACCTAAACACATTTTGAgataaatgtatgtattataaatcATGGAATAGGTAAACAATccttaaaatttaaaattcctatacatgtaattttagACTGAATGCTGGTCCTGTTTTTGTCTCTAGGGAcatctatatacaggtgtgtgatatacatgtaagaaTTTTTATAAACCAAACTACAATTGTAAGAGATTTCATTGATGAAATAAGATCCACTGATTAACTATTGTATGTCTGGGTGTAATTACATAGCATTTAAAGGTCATAGGTCAGAGTTTAAGgctttcaaggtcaaaagtaAATTCAAGGACTTTCAAGGGCCCACATGGTAAAATTCAAGGACTTTTCAGGACTATGTACAATGAAGATCCTtcattgtaataattataatgtttaaGCTTAATGTCAAAAAAATTcttatataaatttcaaaaaggATAGTTAGAATTTTCAGTtgtaacactgatgttgtaggCACCTAAAACAATTTCTAAAGAAATGTTCACAGAAACAATGTCTAGGACAGAAGGAATGCCTTTCTTTGCAAGAAAATATCTAGTCCAAGCTTCAAGTTTGAAATCATCCAATTAATgacagaaacaagaggcccatggggcctgcatcgctcacctggttggattaggccaaatgtcaaaataatgttcatattcaatttgttttatttgtaaatctctaacaatgctatatatggttatagtgtggtaatccaaactgctttaaagtttaatgaagtccagactctctaaagtctgaaagacctcaagaattgcttttagaacatgcattcatcactttatgactagtagcgattcaaaggaattacctctatttcccatattgggccccgcccttttggcccctagggggtcagagtcaccatttatgcaaaatctgttccccttcccccaaggatgtttctgaccaaatttggttcaaatccattcataactttatgactagtagcgatttaaaggaattacctctatttcccctattgggcccgcccctttggagtcagagtcaccatttatgcaaaatctgttcccctttccccaaagATATTTCTAACCAAATTGGggtcaaatccattcataactttataacaagtagcaatttaaaggaattacctctatttcccctattgagccctgcccctttggcccctctggggtcagaggtaccatttatgcaaaatctgttcccctttccccaaggatgtttctgaccaaattggggtcaaatccattcataactttataacaagtagcaatttaaaggaattacctctatttcccctattgggccccgcccttttggcccctcgggggtctgagtcaccatttatgcaaaatctgttccccttccccaaaggatgtttctgacctaattgggttcaaatccattcataactttatgacaagaagcgatttaaagaaattacctctatttcccctattaggccccgcccctttggcccctccagggtcagagctaccatttatgcaaaatctgttccccttttgctaaagatgtttctgaccaaattgggttcaaatccattcataactttatgactagtagcgatttaaaggaattacctctattccccctattgggccccgcccctttggcccctccggggtcagagctaccatttatgcaaaatctgttccccttcccccaaggatgtttctgaccaaattgagttcaaatccattcataactttatgactagtagcgatttaaaggaattacctctatttcccctattaggccccgcccctttggcccctttgaggtcagagtcaccatttatgcaaaatctgttccccttcccccaaggatgtttctgaccaaattgggttaaaatcccttcataacttaataactagtagcgatttaaaggaattacctctatttctcctattgggccccgcccttttggcccctcgggggtctgagtcaccatttatgcaaaatctgttccccttcccccaaggatgtttctgaccaaattgggttcaaatcccttcataacttaataactagtagcgatttaaaggaattacctctatttctcctattgggccccgcccttttggcccctcgggggtctgagtcaccatttatgcaaaatctgttccccttcctccaaggatgtttctgacctaattgggttcaaatccattcataactttatgcctagtaccgatttaaaggaattacctctatttcccctattaggccccgcccctttggcccctccggggtcagagctaccatttatgcaaaatctgttccccttcccccaaggatgtttctgaccaaattgagttcaaatccattcataactttatgactagtagcgatttaaaggaattacctctatttcccctattgggccccgcccctttggcccctcaggggtcagagtcaccatttatgcaaaatctgttccccttctgccatggatgtttctggccaaatttggtcaaaatccaataagaactttttgactagtagcgatttggagcaaatgttgacggacggacggacgacggacgacggacggacgacggacgctgcgccatgacataagctcaccggaccttcggtccaggtgagctaaaaataatctttaaataatatttattttacaagtgGGAAACGAGTTATACCAACTTACATAAATCACTCTTTGTgggcccggatggaagcgagTAAGTGGTCTTATTGAAGGAGGAAACCAAAGTACCCTGAGGAAACCTTATAGTGGTCAGGCAGGTCATGACCTccatacatttttatatctGATGGGTAATTAAACCCTGGGTGCTTAGGTTAAAGGAGAGTTCATTACCACTGTGCTACCCAATCACcatatttttttgtcaaatgttGCAAAGAGTTAGAGGTAAAATTGGACTAAAAATATCCTTTGTCAAAAGTGTATATGATCATGAAGACTTCATACTATTCACAGGGACACTTTCTATCACACAAGGCATGTCTGATTCCAGATTAACAAGCTGTCATTGAggagtatatctatataactgcCAGGGTCAACTCTGGTCATTTGGCTGGGACTCTTTTCCACCTTGAGATTCCCTAGACGTAGCTCCGTCACACCCCACGTCTGGCCCCGACACAGAAGAGCTACTAGGATCCTGTAGCACAGGAGTCATTTGTGTTGATGAGCTTTTGGAAGCATTGGAAGATTGCTTTTTGGCATTGTTCcacattttttgtttctttcctTCATCCTGTAAAGATGAAATTATAACCATATATTTTTTAGGACATAACAAAAATGTGAATTCCTTACCGTCAATCATTTCTTTAACACTAGTCTCAGAGGAAATATTACTACTTATATTGTTATGCTtgcaataaataaatgtttatttacagtTCAAGTTCAAAAAGTCTAGATAGTGACATGAGGGTAGGGGATGGGAGGAATGCTGTTTTAATACATTAACTGTTTTAGTTTCAGTCCGTGTGAagtcaatattttgtatacaaGCTTAAATTACCCTGGGCATGTACCATTATGCTAAATCTCCTTACCATATGTTAAAGGTTGTCAAATTTCAACCAATACGAGGCCACTGTTTGCTTCAGCAtggttgtcatggcaacaaaacctatatatcaaattataggCTTGGCTTAGTTACATCATTTAATCAAGGGCGAATAGAATTGGTCAAATCACTGAAAAGTTATGGCCCTTTATAAAAAACCTGTTAATTAtgaccagttaccatggcaaccaaaatttcaaagaaaaagaAGAGTCCTATGGGCATTAATGGCCATCTGTCTTGAACAGACCCTATTATAACATAattgtagtatatatgtacatgtatactcagTAGCAGTACAGTGGCACTGGCAACAATTGATCAGGAACATTTCAAGATCCTTTCAGGTGAGAAGAAGTTTTACATAGGTATTACAAAGTGGCTGCCATctcaaagtttttacaaagtcaaaaaataacaatactgtGTTGGCTACTCTTCCTTAACATCCCTATAAGTTatcaactcaatggcaccagtcaactggagaaaaagtttgaaatgtgcTTTTCAGGAAGGCTGTCATGGCggcaatcttggatttcggacagACCCAAACATATcaacacttggtcagaaccACCTCAGGTTAATTTCAGATAAGTTTGAGCTGAATAGcagtggtggaacttgagaagaagtttaaaataggtgttgttcaggaaaaccaacATTGTGCATTCTTGTTACAATAATGACCACCATTGTTGTATTGTCAAACATTTCACCACACACTTTGTTGgctttccttccttaacatccctaccaattttcagctcaatggcaccagtggaactggagaaccAGTTTAAAATgcttttttcaaaatggctaccatggtggccatcttagattttggcCCAACCAGAAAAATAACCacacttggccaggaccatCTTAGTATCATTTCAGGTAGCtttgagctgaatcccattTTGCCtctgacacatacattacaagTTAAATGAATCATTGGGCGAAATAAAGTCTGGATTGTCCAAGAACAAACCATGTACATTTACCTACTTAAAGATCAATGTCAAGTTCAAATAGAAAAGGCAATTACAACGATTAATTCAACACATCGAGCAGGATGTATTTAACATGACACAGTGATTAATTCAACATATTGAGGATGTATTTAACATGACACAATGATTAATTCAACATATCCAGGATGTATTTAACATGACACAGTGATTAATTCAACATATCGAGGATGTATTTAACATGACACAATGATTAATTCAACATATCGAGGAGGATGTATTTAACATGACACAATGATTAATTCAACATATCCAGGATGTATTTAACATGACACAGTGATTAATTCAACATATCGAGGATGTATTTAACATGACACAATGATTAATTCAACATATCGAGGAGGATGTATTTAACATGACACAATGATTAATTCAACATATCGAGGATGTATTTAACATGACACAATGATTAATTCAACATATCGAGGAGGATGTATTTAACATATCGAGGATGTATTTAACACGACACAGTGATTAACTTCAACATATCGAGGAGGATGTATTTAACATGACACAGTGCCTTCTGATTATCTGTCTGCATCCTAAATAGGATGTTTACACATGGTTCATGGCTTTCAGAACAGGAGTTTTATGACAAAGGTTACAAATCATGTTGTTCCCATTTCAGTGTAACTTACAACATAATATGTGCACAATACATACAGTTTGATCTCTGTATATACAGATAAacagagaatacatggtcaggctagccacttttgtctttctgtcctgagccaaaaatacagcttatattttaagacactgaccatgtattctatttatcctgcaacaataaaacaagaggcgcatggggcctgtatcgctcacctggttggattagaccaaatgtcaaaaaaatgttcaatttgttttatttgcaaatctcaacaatgctatttatggttatagtgtggggtTCCTAACtactttaaagaaataatgaagtccataCTCTCTAAGGCCTGAAAGATCTCAAGAATTGAaagtttttagaacatgcattcatcactttatgacaagtagtgatttaggaataacctctatttcccctttgggggccccgcccctttggcccctcgggggtcagagtcctcatttatgcaaaatctgttccccttcacacaagaatgtttctgaccaaattgggttcaaatcctttcataactttttgactagtagcgatataaaggaattacctctatttcccctatgggacccgcccttttggcctctcgggggtcagagtcatcatttatgcaaaatctgttccccttcacacaagaatgtttctgaccaaattgggttcaaatcctttcataactttttgactagtagcgatataaaggaattacctctatttcccctatgggacccgcccttttggcctctcgggggtcagagtcatcatttatgcaaaatctgttccccttcacacaagaatgtttctgaccaaattgggttcaaatccattcataactttatgactagtagcgattcaaaggaattgcctcaatttcccctattgggccccgcccctcaggcccctttggggtcagagtcaccatttatgcaaaatctgatccccttccgccaaggatgtttctgaccaaatttggtcaaaatccaataagaactttttgactagtagcgatttgaagcaaataaGTAAATAATCCAGACAAAGTTTGCTTGGATACATGACATATTAGTGTACCTGAAGAGATTCGGGGGATTCCAGAGGTATTGTTACGGGTCCGTCATTTTGTATGTGAACCTGCATGTGTGCTCCAAATACTCCATCTACAACACATCAGAAACTGTCACAAACAGTACTGAGACATGGAAATTTGTATTATGTATAATCGCACTTTCATAACCAAGTGAATGATATAATACATTAGTTCATATATCTTCCAAAATACACAAGTACACATAACAAGAGGCCCTGTGGGCCTTAAAGGGCATCTGACTTTAaagactattgtagtatacatactcagtagcaagtatagCAGTACTGTTGGCCATGTtggccatgttggatttttggactgaccagaaaaataacaacgcttggtcaggatcatctcaggatcattgtAGCAAATTTTGAGTTGAATGCTTCTGGTGgcacttgagaagaagtttgaaataggtgttgttcaggaaaccatgattgcacaatcatgttacaaaatggatactatggctgccatgtcaacgTTTTTACatggctgaaaaataacaacactttgttggctccccttaAACATCACCATGATGCTTcaagcttaaaatgtgtttttcaagatggctgccatgtctgccatcttggatttcagaccgaccaaaaaattaacaacacttggtcaggaccatctcaggattatttgaggtaagttagagctgaatcctaTTGGTtgaattgagaagaagtttgaaataggtgttgttcaggaaaaccatgaaaTCCCACTGATGTTAcgaaatggccaccatggctgccatgtcaaagtgtTTATGAggcactttgttggctccccttccttaacatccctACCAATTGTCAGCTCAAcggcaccagtggaactggagaagaagctCATGgtagccatattggattttggactgacccgaaaaataacgacactggaccatctcaggatcatttcaggtaagttagcGCTGagtcccactggtggaacttgagaagaagtttgaaatgtgaaaagctTATGCACTACGGATGATTACAGATGAAGCACAATGACTATAGATCAGATGACCTAAACACACACACAGTTAAAAATAACACgaataaaaatattgacaattttTGAGTTCATAACAGTATCAACCTTTGATTTTTGTTGGATCGTATGCTTCTCCCATCTTCCTGATAAATTCAGCATAAAACTCTTGAGATTTTTCTGGAGGCATGGCAGAATGAAAATCAGGCTTGTTCCCCTTCAAAATCATACAGAGTGTGAACtgtaacgaaaaaaaaaaaatacaaaaatttaaACCTACACATTTGTAACACAATCAAAGCATTTACCATAATTCAAGTAATTTTTAACTGCaatcactgaaaaaaaaaccttactaTTTCAAGCAGTGATACTTACTTGGCTCACACACAAAACTTCATAGTTTTTTTCCATGACATTTTTAGACCATCTCTTTCCTTGATCATCATCAAATAATCTCAGGTTAAGAATTTTCCTTACCCTGAAagaaaaaaacccttttaaatTAACTTTTGTAAGAATTTATTAAATCACAATTAATAGAGCAATGGAGGGTATTAtcgtcaggtggtagttatgGTCAGTTTTTACCtatgttttgaatatttcattaaatgatacAGTCAAGTTGCTGTAGTTTTCATTGAACAAATATATTAGTTTTGGTAAAATTTCTGGCCTTATTTTCATTCAGACAAAGTTTCCAAACAGATAATATTTGCAtttaaatatcttaataatCTTCACGTCATAATTTTCCAATCTTCACTTCAAGTGCATCATCTTTCTCCTATCAATATCCAAACCTTGAAGCAATCATTGGAATGTTTGTGATATATGTGAAGTTCTGCAGCGTCTGCAAAGTTGACCCACATTCTATGTATGTCCAGCTTCTTTTATGCTATAAATGGGCCTGACGATAACTGCCACAATTTGGTACACTTGAGGCAGTTATCGTCAgttttaaataattgaaataaataaccAAATCTTTTAGAAGACCTAATTGTTTGTTCtaaatttaagatttaatttCCAAAGATCAGTATTTGATTTGTGTCTTCCAAGTTTCATCTGATATTTATAGATACCGTAATTGTATTATCATATGTAACATCGCTGATGAATGTGACGTTCACAGTTGACAATGACACCATGGCAGTGCCATCTAGTGCTTTCCGATTGTCTtgtaatatcactgtattaTGGGCTTGGCATGTAGATGTCCatttaaaaacatgttattatttGTCCTGATAGATTACTAAAACAATTTTGGGTACTGTATCATGAAAATTACTGCACAAAAACAGTTTTATGTTGTTAAAATGTCACACTAATCC
This DNA window, taken from Pecten maximus chromosome 3, xPecMax1.1, whole genome shotgun sequence, encodes the following:
- the LOC117323260 gene encoding D-aminoacyl-tRNA deacylase-like — encoded protein: MKVLIQRVAQAKVAVDGETVSSIGKGLCTLVGITHKDTPKEMDYMVRKILNLRLFDDDQGKRWSKNVMEKNYEVLCVSQFTLCMILKGNKPDFHSAMPPEKSQEFYAEFIRKMGEAYDPTKIKDGVFGAHMQVHIQNDGPVTIPLESPESLQDEGKKQKMWNNAKKQSSNASKSSSTQMTPVLQDPSSSSVSGPDVGCDGATSRESQGGKESQPNDQS